A region of Asticcacaulis excentricus DNA encodes the following proteins:
- a CDS encoding PilZ domain-containing protein: MPGSDGRSASPSVTSPQAGVEVIQPFQQFLNRRAEPRFDCMASGALLLLPSGTEVACDIVNQSASGAQVLVKDMPQNAGDLWLVDVAGQMVKFGSPVWTQPHKMGLRFSFVQKLDPNGTRPPRVPEPVWKAWRRLAGLDTPPPQDDVFFLD, translated from the coding sequence ATGCCCGGCTCAGATGGTCGCTCTGCATCGCCTTCCGTGACCTCGCCGCAGGCGGGGGTCGAGGTGATTCAGCCGTTTCAGCAGTTCCTCAACCGCCGCGCCGAGCCGCGTTTTGACTGCATGGCGTCGGGCGCGCTGCTGCTGCTACCCAGCGGGACCGAGGTAGCGTGTGATATCGTCAACCAGAGTGCTTCTGGCGCGCAGGTTCTGGTCAAGGACATGCCGCAAAACGCCGGTGATCTGTGGCTGGTGGATGTGGCCGGTCAGATGGTTAAGTTCGGCTCACCGGTGTGGACCCAGCCGCACAAGATGGGCCTGCGTTTCAGCTTTGTGCAGAAGCTCGATCCCAACGGAACCCGCCCACCGCGCGTGCCGGAACCCGTATGGAAGGCCTGGCGTCGCCTCGCCGGACTGGATACGCCGCCGCCGCAGGACGATGTGTTCTTTCTCGACTGA